Genomic window (Papilio machaon chromosome 12, ilPapMach1.1, whole genome shotgun sequence):
CTACATTAAGTAGATCGCGGTTACCGCGTTTGCCTATTCATAGGGGTAGTTTGGCTATTGTAAATCAAATGAACGCACTACTAGCGCCGTATTTTGATGCTAGTAGTAGCTTAGCAGAAACACACTCTATTCTGTATTGCGGGGCTGTCGCAGTGTGTCGTATGGTAGGTGTCAaacttaatatcaaaaataccCAAACCGTACCACACACCTATAGCAAACCAGCCTGGCAAGCCAGAATTGAACGTCGCATTAACACCTCGCGAACTTTAATAGCCAAACTATTAAACTTCCGTGCTGGGAATACTCGGCCGAAAGTTATGCGTTTTGTGACCCAGGCATTTTCCGGGACTAATATTAGTCCCAATAATTACATACTTAGAGTCACGGAACGCATAGACTTTTATAAGCAGAAGATCTGCGCTTGGGCGAATCGCATACGCAGGTACAAAAAACGAGCGGACAGATTTATTCTTAATCGTCGCTTCCAAAGTGATCAAAAGGGTGTTTATAGAGGCTGGGAGCAACCTAGTGAAGGTGTGAATGACAGGCAACTCCCAAATCCAgacgatttaaacaatttttggcGTGGAATATGGTCGGTGTCTGTCAATCATACAGAATCAGACTGGGTTGAAGCTGTCGGACAGGGATGTGAACAGATACCAGTTATGGATCCTATTACAATAGAACCTTGTGACGTGAGTTGTGCAATCCGTTCGGCTCATAACTGGAAAAGTCCTGGGCCGGATGGATTGCCCAATTTCTGGATCAAATGGTTCAACAGTTCACATTTCTGTCTGGCAGCTCAATTCCAGGCTGCCATCGACCTGGGTAGTCTCCCAGCCTTTATGACCACAGGGGTCACCCACCTTTTGTTCAAGTCCGGTTGTACCACGGAAGCTAAGAACTATAGACCCATTACTTGTTTACCAACATTATATAAGTTGCTTACATCCATTTTGAGCtcaaaattaacaaagcaTCTCAAAGATCTTTTGGCCAAAACTCAAAATGGATGTAGGCCTGGGTCCCGTGGTACGAAGGAACTACTCCTCATAGATATGACCATCAACCAACAGGTCCGTCGAAATAGGAAAAACCTCTGCACTGCCTGGGTCGATTATAAAAAGGCCTATGACTCGGTGCCGCACTCGTGGTTGAGGAGAGTACTAGAGCTATACAAAGTTGATGTAACTCTATGTACTTTCCTCAGTTCATGTATGCGGCAGTGGGTTACTAGACTCTCTTTACCTGGGAGTGCAGCGCCTATTTCGAACGGACTTATAAAGATTGAGCGGGGGATTTTCCAGGGTGACAGCTTGAGTCCGCTGTGGTTCTGCCTGGCCTTGAATCCTTTAAGCACATTGCTAAACGAATCAAGGCTGGGCTTTCAGCTTCGTAGAGGGGGTGAAGTCATATCTCATCTTCTATACATGGATGACCTCAAGCTTTTCGCATCGAAAAAGACCGACCTAGTGGAACTGctcaaaataactgaaaagtTCAGTAGTTCCATCGGGATGGAGTTTGGTGTCGAAAAGTGTGCGGTCATGTATGTACAGCGGGGGAGAGTTGCAAGCTCTGATGGGCTACAACTCACCGAAAGTATGTCCTTCAGATCCCTCTCCGAAGGTGAGACCTACAAGTACCTTGGTATATCACAGTCGTTGGGTATTGTTGATGAGGATGTAAAACATCTGATAAAAGCACGATTCATTGGCCGCCTGAGAAAAGTCCTAAATAGTCTTCTATCAGGTGGTAACAAGTTTCGCGCTTTTAACAGCTGGGTTATGCCCTCGTTAACTTACTCCTTTGGTATACTAAGGTGGACTCAAACAGAGCTGGATATCTTGGATCGAAGGGTCCGTTGCATGCTGACCACACATCGGATGCATCACCCACGATCGTCGGTTATGAGATTGTATATCCCACGGAAATGTGGTGGCCGAGGCCTCCTCAATGCTAAGGACATGCATAACCGTGAGGTATACAATCTACGGGAGTATTTCCTGAAAATCGATGAGGGGAT
Coding sequences:
- the LOC123721514 gene encoding uncharacterized protein LOC123721514, whose translation is MFTYDHQEDKIEPRRRCACLRPAALTSLSLIPSTSEEDESPTASEEEPAPSTPPRRPVRGRGRPPSARLGPAGRIPHPAPATGGVVRRMRWTSELNESVMRAYYQATEVETNLTAYRGRMLSLFQVLQPNTAVTAQRLSDQVRVILRSRRLDDSVLDRLRTEIRSSLRDTESAPTAPLNVDCVDSRPPTPIAPLNVGASDTIAENVSSQDNEHMRRTLEEAIKEFKDVPTLSRSRLPRLPIHRGSLAIVNQMNALLAPYFDASSSLAETHSILYCGAVAVCRMVGVKLNIKNTQTVPHTYSKPAWQARIERRINTSRTLIAKLLNFRAGNTRPKVMRFVTQAFSGTNISPNNYILRVTERIDFYKQKICAWANRIRRYKKRADRFILNRRFQSDQKGVYRGWEQPSEGVNDRQLPNPDDLNNFWRGIWSVSVNHTESDWVEAVGQGCEQIPVMDPITIEPCDVSCAIRSAHNWKSPGPDGLPNFWIKWFNSSHFCLAAQFQAAIDLGSLPAFMTTGVTHLLFKSGCTTEAKNYRPITCLPTLYKLLTSILSSKLTKHLKDLLAKTQNGCRPGSRGTKELLLIDMTINQQVRRNRKNLCTAWVDYKKAYDSVPHSWLRRVLELYKVDVTLCTFLSSCMRQWVTRLSLPGSAAPISNGLIKIERGIFQGDSLSPLWFCLALNPLSTLLNESRLGFQLRRGGEVISHLLYMDDLKLFASKKTDLVELLKITEKFSSSIGMEFGVEKCAVMYVQRGRVASSDGLQLTESMSFRSLSEGETYKYLGISQSLGIVDEDVKHLIKARFIGRLRKVLNSLLSGGNKFRAFNSWVMPSLTYSFGILRWTQTELDILDRRVRCMLTTHRMHHPRSSVMRLYIPRKCGGRGLLNAKDMHNREVYNLREYFLKIDEGIHRDVVSVDKGLTPLSLNNENWRKHPVLSTSERLDIWKSKELHGRFYRALHGPDVDLPASVNWLRFGDLFGETEGFVCAIMDEVIKTNNYRKYIMRDGTLDVCRLCHCPGESLRHVTSGCSRLANSEYLHRHNLVARIIHQQLALKYGLIASEVPYYKYTPEPVLDDGHITLYWDRSIITDRTIVANKPDIVIIDRSARHTIIVDVSIPHDCNLVKAETDKMSKYLDLAHEITAMWHMESTIIVPIVLSVNGLIAKSLDHHLERLSLGKWVKGQAQKAVLLSTARIVRKFLSLEA